From a single Microcoleus sp. FACHB-831 genomic region:
- a CDS encoding glycosyltransferase family 4 protein, producing MRIAQVAPLWERVPPPTYGGIELVVGLLCDELVRRGHEVTLFASGDSISLAKLQSVHRQALRLDATVKEYGIYEMLQLSKVYEKASEFDIIHSHIGCAAFPFAKLVKTPTVHTLHGVFTSDNEKIFTHARGQPCVNISNAQREPKLNLNCVATVYNSIDTNIYEFREKPQQPPYLAFLGRISPEKGPHLAIEIAKRSGWNLKMAGKIDVGARKYFEQEIKPHIDGKQIEYFGEVNHAQKNELMGNAVATLFPITWGEPFGLVMIESMATGTPAIAMEIGSTSEVIANGKTGFLCRTLEECVAAIDKAAQLNRYDCRKHVVNNFSVQRMTEGYEAVYQQVVANRFSQNGRVRSLSAIAR from the coding sequence ATGCGGATTGCCCAAGTTGCCCCGTTATGGGAGAGAGTACCGCCTCCAACCTATGGGGGTATTGAACTGGTTGTCGGACTGCTGTGCGATGAACTCGTCAGGCGCGGGCATGAAGTAACTTTATTTGCGTCTGGGGATTCGATTAGCCTTGCAAAACTACAGTCTGTTCATCGGCAGGCTTTGCGTCTAGATGCCACAGTCAAGGAATACGGCATCTACGAAATGCTTCAACTGAGTAAAGTGTACGAAAAAGCTTCAGAATTTGACATTATTCACTCGCACATAGGTTGTGCTGCGTTCCCCTTCGCCAAGCTGGTAAAAACGCCTACTGTCCACACGCTTCATGGCGTCTTTACGTCGGACAATGAAAAAATATTTACCCATGCTCGCGGTCAGCCTTGTGTTAATATTTCCAACGCGCAACGGGAGCCAAAATTAAACCTCAACTGCGTTGCGACAGTTTACAACAGCATTGATACAAACATCTACGAGTTCCGCGAAAAGCCGCAACAACCGCCCTATTTAGCGTTTTTGGGAAGAATATCTCCTGAAAAAGGGCCGCATTTAGCAATAGAAATTGCTAAGCGTTCTGGTTGGAATTTGAAGATGGCGGGCAAGATAGATGTAGGCGCTCGGAAATATTTTGAACAGGAAATTAAGCCTCACATTGATGGCAAACAAATTGAATATTTCGGTGAAGTAAATCACGCTCAAAAAAATGAATTGATGGGCAATGCAGTAGCAACCCTATTCCCTATTACCTGGGGCGAACCTTTTGGATTGGTAATGATTGAATCTATGGCAACTGGTACGCCTGCGATCGCAATGGAAATAGGGTCTACATCAGAGGTGATTGCTAACGGCAAGACAGGCTTTTTGTGCCGCACTCTAGAAGAGTGTGTGGCAGCAATCGATAAAGCTGCACAATTGAACCGCTACGATTGCCGAAAGCATGTGGTAAATAATTTTAGCGTGCAACGGATGACTGAGGGTTACGAAGCAGTTTATCAACAAGTAGTTGCGAATCGGTTTTCACAAAACGGTCGCGTTCGGAGTCTTAGCGCGATCGCGCGTTAA
- the crtH gene encoding carotenoid isomerase, which translates to MAATSLTSPAFDVIVIGSGIGGLVTATQLAAKKAKVLVLERYLIPGGSAGYFDRDGYRFDVGASMIFGFGTSGTTNLLTRALDAVNVKLETIPDAVQIDYHLPQGLDLKVHRDYEKFLQELAAHFPHERQGIRRFYDECWKVFNCLNVMDLLSLEEPRYLTRVFFQHPLACLGLVKYLPQNVGDIARRYIKDPQLLKFIDMECYCWSVVPADLTPMINAGMVFSDRHYGGINYPKGGVGQIAQKLVEGLEKAGGKIQYKAKVTQIITENGKAVGVQLATGEVYRAKRIVSNATRWDTFEKLLPEEEMPASEKKWQQRYQKSPSFLSLHMGVEANVLPAGTECHHILLENWEKMEAPEGTIFVSIPTLLDPNLAPAGYHIIHAFTPSWVEAWQGLSEKEYEQKKEDAAWRIVDRLEKVFPGLDAGLDYLEIGTPRTHRRFLGREDGTYGPIPSRKLLGLLGMPFNRTAVPGLYCVGDSTFPGQGLNAVAFSGFACAHRVAVDLGF; encoded by the coding sequence ATGGCTGCTACTTCCCTAACATCCCCCGCCTTTGATGTCATTGTTATCGGTTCTGGAATTGGGGGACTGGTAACGGCAACCCAACTAGCCGCCAAAAAAGCCAAAGTGCTTGTGCTGGAACGCTACCTCATTCCAGGCGGCAGTGCAGGATACTTCGATCGCGACGGGTATCGGTTTGATGTCGGAGCCTCGATGATTTTTGGGTTTGGCACTAGCGGCACCACCAACCTCCTCACTAGAGCGCTCGACGCCGTTAATGTCAAGCTAGAAACCATCCCCGACGCAGTACAAATTGACTATCACCTGCCGCAGGGGTTAGACCTGAAAGTTCACCGCGATTATGAGAAATTTTTGCAAGAACTAGCAGCACATTTTCCTCACGAACGTCAAGGAATTCGTAGGTTTTATGACGAGTGTTGGAAAGTCTTCAACTGCCTAAACGTAATGGATTTGCTTTCGCTGGAAGAACCCCGCTATCTTACCCGAGTATTTTTTCAGCATCCCTTAGCTTGTCTGGGTTTAGTCAAATACCTGCCGCAAAATGTCGGAGATATCGCAAGGCGCTACATAAAAGACCCGCAGCTATTGAAATTTATTGATATGGAGTGCTACTGCTGGTCAGTTGTCCCCGCCGATTTGACACCTATGATTAATGCAGGGATGGTATTCTCAGACCGACACTATGGCGGAATCAACTATCCTAAAGGCGGAGTCGGTCAAATCGCCCAAAAATTGGTCGAGGGGCTGGAAAAAGCAGGCGGCAAGATTCAGTACAAAGCCAAAGTAACACAAATAATCACAGAAAACGGTAAAGCAGTAGGCGTCCAGCTAGCCACAGGTGAAGTTTATCGCGCTAAACGCATCGTCTCCAATGCTACGCGCTGGGACACTTTTGAAAAGTTACTCCCAGAAGAGGAAATGCCTGCTAGCGAAAAGAAATGGCAGCAGCGTTATCAAAAGTCGCCCAGTTTCCTAAGTTTGCACATGGGAGTAGAAGCAAATGTGTTGCCAGCCGGAACCGAGTGTCACCATATCTTGCTGGAAAATTGGGAGAAAATGGAAGCGCCCGAAGGCACAATTTTTGTGTCAATTCCTACCCTCCTCGATCCGAATTTAGCGCCTGCGGGTTATCACATAATTCATGCTTTTACGCCTAGCTGGGTAGAAGCATGGCAGGGGCTTTCTGAAAAGGAATACGAACAGAAGAAGGAAGATGCAGCGTGGCGTATTGTGGATAGATTAGAAAAGGTTTTCCCTGGATTAGATGCCGGGTTAGACTATTTAGAAATCGGGACGCCTCGCACTCATCGCCGCTTTTTGGGGCGTGAGGATGGTACTTATGGGCCGATACCTAGTCGCAAGTTATTAGGGTTATTAGGAATGCCGTTTAATAGGACTGCTGTTCCGGGACTTTATTGCGTTGGGGATAGTACGTTTCCGGGTCAGGGTTTAAATGCGGTTGCGTTTTCGGGTTTTGCTTGTGCCCATCGAGTAGCGGTGGATTTGGGTTTTTAA
- the upp gene encoding uracil phosphoribosyltransferase: MTLQLRVYVPPHPLIKHWLAVARDAATPPALFKSAMTELGRWLTYEAIRDWLPTVDAVVETPLAACPATFINPQVPIAVVPILRAGLALLEGAQTLLPLASTYHLGLVRNEETLQSSCYLNKLPERFDPETRVLIPEPMLATGGTIMAAMEELTKRGVDQAHVRIISVVAAPPALQKLGTAYTALNIYTATIDGEVNDRGYIVPGLGDAGDRAFGT, encoded by the coding sequence ATGACTTTGCAACTGCGCGTTTATGTTCCTCCCCATCCGCTAATTAAACACTGGCTAGCAGTGGCTCGCGATGCCGCAACCCCACCCGCACTGTTCAAGAGCGCGATGACAGAACTGGGAAGATGGCTTACTTATGAAGCGATCCGGGACTGGCTGCCCACTGTAGATGCAGTGGTGGAGACGCCGCTGGCTGCCTGTCCTGCCACATTTATAAATCCACAAGTACCCATCGCCGTAGTACCAATTCTGCGGGCTGGTTTGGCGCTTTTGGAAGGCGCACAGACTTTACTGCCCTTAGCGTCAACTTATCATCTGGGCTTGGTGCGGAATGAAGAAACGCTGCAATCTAGCTGCTATCTAAACAAATTGCCAGAACGGTTTGACCCAGAGACGCGGGTTTTAATTCCCGAACCGATGCTGGCAACTGGCGGGACAATTATGGCGGCTATGGAAGAATTAACCAAGCGGGGAGTCGATCAAGCCCACGTGCGGATTATTTCTGTAGTAGCAGCACCGCCAGCTTTGCAAAAACTGGGTACTGCTTATACGGCTTTGAATATTTACACAGCAACGATCGATGGGGAGGTAAACGATCGCGGGTATATTGTTCCTGGATTGGGGGATGCAGGCGATCGCGCCTTTGGCACTTAA
- a CDS encoding YggT family protein: protein MPPAALLTQTLATFLNIYIMLLVVRCLLTWFRNVSALDRLASLLSPITDPYLDLFRGLIPPLGGTMDISPVVAILVLQLVAGLFTGVQTGGAF from the coding sequence ATGCCTCCCGCCGCATTACTGACACAAACTTTAGCCACATTTCTCAACATCTATATCATGCTGCTGGTCGTTCGCTGTCTGTTGACTTGGTTTCGCAACGTCAGCGCTCTAGATCGGCTGGCTTCGTTGTTGAGTCCAATCACCGACCCTTACCTCGACCTGTTTCGCGGACTTATTCCGCCACTGGGGGGTACGATGGATATCTCTCCAGTTGTAGCGATTTTGGTTTTGCAACTTGTAGCTGGGCTGTTCACCGGTGTGCAGACTGGCGGTGCATTCTAA
- a CDS encoding FxLYD domain-containing protein has translation MRLRSQLPILAVSFCLWMASWVLAPSAFALTQIQLSEISYHDCPPEFAQGAVTSSGSASAASCFIVTGVAENTSNKPVYNADIFGRIYDANGDSVMQNRTRLGAIEEVPVGKSNFELRISVPASQPKPLQLKQFKAAGFSGTVRR, from the coding sequence ATGCGACTTCGGAGCCAATTACCAATTTTAGCGGTGTCCTTTTGCCTGTGGATGGCCAGTTGGGTATTGGCTCCCTCCGCATTTGCTTTAACTCAGATTCAACTATCAGAAATTTCCTACCATGACTGCCCGCCTGAGTTTGCACAAGGGGCAGTTACCAGTAGCGGTAGCGCGAGTGCAGCTAGTTGCTTTATTGTCACTGGCGTTGCTGAAAATACCTCTAACAAACCAGTTTATAACGCTGACATTTTTGGTCGCATCTACGATGCCAATGGAGATTCAGTCATGCAAAACCGAACTCGCCTTGGCGCAATTGAGGAAGTGCCTGTGGGCAAAAGTAATTTTGAACTAAGAATTTCTGTTCCTGCAAGTCAGCCAAAGCCTTTGCAGCTAAAACAATTTAAGGCTGCTGGCTTTAGCGGCACAGTCCGGCGATAA